Proteins found in one Venturia canescens isolate UGA chromosome 6, ASM1945775v1, whole genome shotgun sequence genomic segment:
- the Dcr-1 gene encoding endoribonuclease Dcr-1 isoform X1, with translation MAFPLNDQVYTKSFTPREYHVQLLYAAKTRNIIVCLGKNTEQTFIVTKLIQEFATGNRRSLQDGGKRIVYLLNDEERCSSKANYIRQLTDLGVTEGRVESLELLEDAGVLTCTVEACQESLALGNLCPASVNLIVVDECQMVATDKRLGQVLEAFIKCKESPRVVGLAVPLFDLAGEPGRLSLEIERLEKIYDCEVETASDILSVLRYGPKPREYIIEYDEKGEKTDLEKSLEDCALHALDFLKDHRYDPSEIYNEQFFEDIQKIPDPTEKPCELVEDFLCVLRTLGPWCADRAALAVLVRTEKLKIKTPYERHYLLLNMVSSIMIKIRALCDSAFDSLTDREKIYRYSKPKVHRLLDTLKTYTPSSTNSTNCTKDRPGKTASSGSLTGSTTTPPKPTTILPHRNSSYQSRRGGGHWRSNDDRHKTGRHHRGVTDPDLLCGVVFVESSFTAKILFYLLNEVSQCDENLHFLSPLYTIERNQDESSFSRDVEMEHRKQEEVLKRFRIHECNLLIATSILEHGIEIPKCNFVMRYDFPKNYQSYVQCKSRARAIDALHVLLIPAVESKQRLWQLAQYHYIEKILLVKCRNNEPSEDEENEADLYAPIVPHYQPLESEDAPKVSFNSAISLVNIYCAKLPSDTFTRLTPEWSIDQVDGVDNTSMYTCSLRLPINSPVKYVISSYPMPNRAMARRLAALQMCIQLHKENEIDDNLLPIGKENFKARPEDAEVPALPDESRVDDSEARPGTTKRRQYYYKKTAEALTDCRPVVGAPAYLYHINMSLSCPLPEEQNTRGRRIYPPEESAIGFGILTLKKIPKLCPFPIYTRSGEVRVELKLSKNMVVLDAAKIERVATFLNYTFTNVLRLQKYLMLFDPNASENSYIIVPIKSTSDGNNDDINVDWNFLEHIYENRDAIPREVPQEERVNFTFDSSKYHDAVIMPWYRNQDQPQYFYVAEICTNLNPKSSFPGDGYTTFEEYYFRKYNIRIQNAYQPLLDVDHTSARLNFLTPRYVNRKGVALPTSSEETKRAKRENLEQKQILVAELCAIHPFPASLWRQAVCLPCILYRINALLLANQIRCQVARSISLGQENLDNDLEWPPLNFGWSLAEVLRKSKEAEKKAKIEDAARGVELEKKDEKPTSEEEKESGEIKDEGTGWGCDDDDELEIGTWSNDMAGNTMSHGVDITTGSAFPIDSQLNWGDVRYGSPAACDSDVDAYDSDETCSDGMLDYSDESDDESRGLKISYMGENVAEAVEDESQITKRRINKKILDLLETEKNGDVPRWPERGNPDSVNHQDETLAAIHRDLHYQFVKEREIEIVTNGSLITSDRPIKIQRRNNVLRCSDGGANILNDTLEYNDYVTEVADMLKADMSRKFDRSNAPNKLKSPENETDSSLYVADEELFSFDKQPELEGHPGPSPSLILQALTMSNANDGINLERLETIGDSFLKYAITSYLYCTYDIIHEGKLSHLRSKQVSNLNLYRLGRRKMLGESMIATKFEPQDNWLPPCYYVPKELEQALIESGVPSTLWNQADIPSLRALDPTEITQLVKETEHKLGRMRIELDRNETRAINDLDDLQCFIPYNLITQHSIPDKSIADCVEALIGAYLIACGPRGALLFMAWLGINVLPSREIRLYQEAPPTNYVPGSTPFVREVDADTGQISWSQIQYGKLEEPPNPLLRHAPDPENELASMLDGYERLELAIGYHFRDRSYLLQAFTHASYQPNRLTDCYQRLEFLGDAVLDYLITRHLYEDSRQHSPGALTDLRSALVNNTIFASLAVRCGFHKYFRHLSPGLNVVIDRFVRIQEENGHSISEEYYLIGEEDREEAEDVEVPKALGDVFESLAGAIYLDSRMSLDAVWGVYYRIMKSEIELFSTNVPKSPIRELLELEPETAKFGKPEKLADGRRVRVTVDVFGKGSFKGIGRNYRIAKCTAAKCALKKLKRTQTSQRDKL, from the exons ATGGCATTTCCGCTTAATGATCAGGTTTATACGAAATCTTTCACACCCAGAGAGTACCAT gttCAGTTACTGTATGCCGCCAAGACGCGAAACATAATTGTTTGTTTGGGAAAGAACACTGAACAAACTTTCATCGTTACAAAATTAATACAAGAATTTGCCACTGGAAATAGAAG ATCTTTGCAAGACGGAGGTAAACGAATAGTATACCTATTGAACGACGAGGAACGATGTTCCAGCAAGGCAAATTATATACGACAACTGACCGATCTTGGAGTAACGGAAGGGCGTGTAGAATCCCTGGAGTTATTGGAAGATGCTGGG GTTCTAACATGCACTGTAGAGGCGTGCCAAGAATCTCTGGCTCTGGGAAATCTTTGTCCAGCGTCAGTGAATTTGATAGTCGTGGACGAGTGTCAGATGGTTGCAACCGACAAACGTTTGGGCCAAGTGTTGGAAGCGTTTATAAAATGCAAGGAATCGCCGCGAGTAGTTGGTTTGGCGGTGCCCTTATTCGACCTGGCTGGCGAACCCGGCAGACTGAGTCTCGAGATCGAGAGGCTGGAAAAAATCTACGATTGCGAAGTGGAAACAGCCAGCGACATTCTCTCTGTTTTGAG ataCGGTCCAAAACCCCGAGAGTACATTATAGAGTACGAcgagaaaggggaaaaaacagATTTGGAGAAAAGCCTGGAAGATTGTGCGCTGCACGCGCTGGATTTTCTCAAAGATCATCGTTACGATCCGAGCGAAATTTATAACGAACAATTCTTCGAGGATATACAAAAAATACCCGACCCGACAGAAAAACCGTGCGAGCTCGTTGAAGATTTTCTATGCGTACTACGTACACTTGGACCTTGGTGCGCCGACCGAGCGGCACTCGCCGTTCTCGTCCGCACTGAAAAGCTCAAAATAAAAACTCCGTACGAACGACATTATCTTCTTCTTAACATGGTCTCCTCGATTATGATTAAAATACG TGCTTTGTGCGATAGCGCCTTCGACTCTCTGACCGACAGGGAGAAAATATATCGTTACTCAAAACCCAAAGTTCATCGGCTTTTGGATACTCTTAAAACTTATACACCTTCGTCTACCAATTCGACCAATTGCACGAAGGATAGGCCCGGAAAAACGg CGAGTAGTGGAAGCCTCACAGGAAGTACAACAACGCCACCGAAGCCGACAACAATTTTACCCCACAGAAATAGTTCCTATCAATCGAGAAGAGGTGGTGGACATTGGAGATCGAACGATGACAGGCATAAAACGGGGAGACATCATCGAGGTGTCACTGACCCTGATCTCCTGTGTGGTGTCGTTTTCGTTGAGTCGAGCTTCACGGCGAAAATCCTTTTTTATCTGCTAAAC GAAGTATCCCAGTGCGATGAGAATCTTCATTTTCTCTCGCCGTTGTATACGATTGAGAGAAATCAAGATGAATCAAGTTTCTCTCGGGATGTCGAAATGGAGCACAGAAAGCAGGAAGAAGTTTTGAAAAGATTTCGAATACACGAGTGCAATTTGCTGATAGCAACTTCAATACTTGAACATGGTATAGAAATTCCAAAGTGTAATTTCGTAATGAGATacgattttccaaaaaattatcAGTCTTACGTACAGTGTAAAAGTCGGGCTCGAGCGATTGATGCTCTTCATGTACTTCTCATACCTGCTGTCGAATCCAAACAACGTCTTTGGCAGCTAGCGCAGTATCACTATATTGAAAAG ATTCTCTTAGTCAAGTGTCGTAACAACGAGCCGAGTGAGGacgaagaaaacgaggccgactTGTACGCTCCGATCGTTCCTCATTATCAGCCTCTCGAGAGCGAGGACGCACCCAAAGTTTCCTTCAACTCGGCGATATCTCTCGTGAATAT ATACTGCGCCAAACTACCGAGCGACACTTTCACGCGTTTGACGCCTGAATGGAGCATCGATCAAGTCGACGGCGTAGATAATACTTCCATGTACACATGCTCTCTTCGTCTGCCCATTAATTCGCCTGTTAAATACGTCATTTCC TCATACCCGATGCCAAACCGAGCGATGGCTCGAAGACTCGCAGCTCTTCAAATGTGCATACAATTACATAAAGAGAACGAGATTGATGACAATCTTTTGCCGATTGGCaaggaaaatttcaaagctcgTCCCGAGGATGCCGAAGTTCCTGCTTTGCCTGACGAGAGTCGAGTCGATGATTCCGAAGCGAGGCCCGGTACAACGAAACGTCGACAATATTACTATAAAAAG ACGGCCGAGGCATTGACCGATTGCAGGCCCGTCGTCGGCGCACCTGCTTATCTTTACCATATCAACATGTCTTTGAGTTGCCCTTTGCCGGAAGAACAAAATACTCGTGGACGTCGAATTTATCCACCGGAGGAATCGGCCATTGGTTTCGGTATCCTGACGCTCAAAAAAATTCCCAAG CTCTGCCCGTTTCCAATCTACACAAGATCCGGTGAAGTCCGAGTCGAACTGAAGCTCAGCAAAAACATGGTCGTTCTCGATGCGGCCAAGATCGAAAGAGTCGCCACTTTTCTAAATTACACGTTTACCAACGTACTGAGATTACAAAAATATCTCATGCTCTTTGATCCCAACGCATCTGAAAATTCTTACATTATTGTTCCTATAAAAAGTACGAGTG ATGGAAACAACGATGATATCAACGTAGATTGGAATTTTTTGGAACACATTTACGAGAACCGAGACGCGATACCGCGGGAGGTTCCGCAAGAGGAGAGAGTCAATTTCACGTTCGATTCATCAAAGTATCACGACGCGGTTATCATGCCCTGGTACAGAAACCAAGATCAACCGCAG TATTTTTACGTTGCCGAAATTTGTACAAACTTGAATCCAAAGTCATCCTTTCCCGGCGACGGTTACACCACCTTCGAGGAATATTATTTCAGGAAGTATAACATTCGGATACAAAACGCGTATCAACCCCTGTTAGACGTTGACCATACGTCAGCTCGATTGAATTTCCTCACGCCTAG GTACGTAAATAGGAAAGGTGTGGCGTTGCCGACAAGTAGCGAAGAGACGAAAAGAGCCAAACGCGAAAATTTGGAACAGAAACAAATATTGGTTGCTGAACTATGCGCCATTCATCCTTTCCCAGCTTCATTATGGCGCCAGGCGGTTTGTCTGCCTTGCATTTTGTACCGGATAAACGCTCTTCTGCTAGCAAATCAAATACGGTGTCAGGTCGCTCGATCTATAAGCTTGGGTCAGGAAAATTTAGACAATG ATTTGGAATGGCCTCCCCTGAACTTCGGCTGGAGCTTGGCTGAAGTATTGAGAAAATCAAAAGAGGCTGAGAAAAAAGCTAAAATCGAGGATGCCGCCAGAGGAGTAGAATTGGAAAAGAAAGACGAGAAACCAACTtccgaggaagagaaagaaagcggTGAGATAAAGGACGAAGGTACCGGATGGGGCTGTGACGATGATGACGAATTGGAGATCGGTACTTGGTCAAACGACATGGCTGGAAATACAATGAGCCACGGGGTCGACATTACGACCGGTAGTGCGTTCCCGATAGATTCACAACTCAACTGGGGTGACGTGAGATACGGATCACCGGCGGCGTGTGATTCGGACGTGGACGCTTACGACTCGGACGAGACATGCAGCGACGGTATGTTGGATTATTCGGACGAGAGTGACGACGAGAGTCGAGGTCTTAAAATATCTTACATGGGAGAAAACGTCGCCGAGGCAGTGGAGGATGAGTCCCAAATAACGAAACGCCGTATAAACAAAAAGATTCTTGATCTTttggaaactgaaaaaaatggggacGTGCCTCGGTGGCCAGAGCGAGGAAATCCTGACTCGGTCAATCATCAGGACGAAACTCTCGCTGCGATCCACAGGGATCTTCATTATCAATTTGTTAAAGAAAGAGAGATTGAAATAGTGACGAACGGTTCGTTGATAACGAGCGATCGGCCaatcaaaattcaacgaaGAAATAACGTTCTTCGTTGTAGTGATGGTGGTGCGAACATTTTGAACGATACTTTGGAATACAACGATTATGTAACGGAAGTTGCAGATATGTTAAAAGCCGATATGAGTCGTAAATTTGACAGATCGAACGCGCCCAATAAATTAAAATCGCCAGAAAACGAGACAGATTCGAGTTTGTACGTGGCTGACGAGGAACTTTTTAGCTTTGACAAGCAACCGGAATTGGAAGGACATCCAGGTCCGAGCCCTAGTCTTATTCTCCAGGCATTGACAATGTCAAACGCAAATGATGGCATTAATTTGGAGCGACTCGAAACCATTGGAGATTCTTTCCTTAAGTACGCGATCACGAGTTATCTCTATTGCACGTACGATATAATACACGAGGGAAAGCTCAGTCACTTGAGATCGAAGCAG GTGAGCAATTTGAATCTCTACCGTTTGGGACGACGAAAGATGCTCGGAGAGAGTATGATAGCGACGAAATTCGAACCTCAGGACAATTGGCTACCGCCGTGTTACTACGTGCCGAAAGAACTCGAACAAGCTCTCATCGAGTCTGGTGTTCCTTCGACTTTATGGAACCAGGCTGACATTCCTTCCCTCCGGGCTCTCGACCCCACCGAAATAACTCAACTTGTCAAAGAAACCGAACACAAACTCGGTAGAATGAGGATCGAACTTGATCGTAATGAAACTCGAGCGATCAATGATTTAGACGATTTACAATGTTTTATACCCTACAACCTTATAACTCAACACAGCATTCCGGACAAAAGTATCGCGGATTGTGTCGAGGCTCTCATCGGAGCTTACCTTATTGCGTGTGGACCCAGGGGAGCTCTTCTTTTCATGGCATGGCTCGGAATTAACGTTTTACCAAGTCGAGAAATCCGGCTCTATCAGGAAGCACCACCGACGAATTATGTTCCTGGCAGTACACCTTTCGTTAGAGAGGTCGATGCAGACACTGGTCAAATATCCTGGAGTCAG ATTCAATATGGAAAATTAGAAGAGCCCCCGAATCCACTGCTGAGACACGCTCCGGATCCAGAAAATGAACTCGCCTCGATGCTCGATGGCTACGAGAGGCTCGAGCTCGCTATAGGTTACCACTTCCGTGACCGAAGCTATCTTCTTCAGGCTTTTACCCACGCTTCCTATCAGCCGAATAGACTTACAGATTGTTATCAACGTTTGGAATTCCTCGGCGACGCGGTCCTCGATTATCTGATAACTCGACATTTGTACGAGGATTCACGGCAACATTCACCTGGTGCGCTCACCGATCTCAGATCTGCTCTCGTGAACAACACCATATTCGCCTCTCTCGCTGTACGCTGTGGCTTTCATAAATACTTTAGACATTTATCACCTGGCTTGAACGTCGTTATTGATCGGTTCGTCAGAATACAAGAAGAGAACGGGCATTCCATCAGCGAAGAG TATTATCTTATTGGAGAGGAAGATCGGGAGGAAGCAGAGGACGTTGAAGTGCCAAAAGCTCTTGGTGACGTGTTTGAGTCACTGGCCGGTgccatatacctcgatagtcGAATGTCCCTCGATGCAGTTTGGGGAGTGTACTATAGAATAATGAAATCCGAAATCG AATTATTCAGCACCAACGTGCCGAAATCACCGATTCGTGAGCTACTGGAACTCGAGCCGGAAACtgcgaaatttggaaaaccgGAAAAGCTCGCGGATGGAAGGAGAGTGAGAGTAACGGTCGACGTGTTTGGCAAAGGCTCGTTCAAGGGCATCGGACGAAATTACAGAATCGCAAAGTGTACGGCGGCGAAGTGCGCgttaaagaaattgaagagaaCACAGACTTCTCAGCGGGACAAGCTATGA